A single genomic interval of Sinorhizobium garamanticum harbors:
- a CDS encoding PAS domain S-box protein: protein MPERQYPFIDIAVHARVRDHFAKGDASVLFSRDLGRVLWANDQGASLFGSASVYDFIDAALDPNDLSLRQLRTAATQLSAVGDRRQLLVRISSGFRRLPLNASVELIRIRPGEDAVLFTTPHNGKALTTEERAARMIAGLDGPDTHMAVLDGDGAILAQSSGFDELGLSEDVRRTLVSDVARDRDRLIKRPVLTSKGELPAAVGKISDLPALHLLFAVEAVFEDLDSEAASEGTDDDLPSSVESVDQPAADELPAMEDQPRQEVPDTASSLADAEQDATAGAGLDDQGELTLAPETTSAPAEPAIPDEPTSAIEPAAGTAGQSDTDETDGRGFAFTPGGRAVRFVWKIDAEGRFSEISEEFASAVGPNAADVIGETFADLAQRYDLDPDNRINELLRRRDTWSGKTILWPVEGTSLKVPVDLAALPTYSRSREFDGFRGFGIVRVADAVIDEKASGMELGRTTEPRQGSAAPPPKSEDEATAQEERTETGAEPDVAPADQSPGRDGEWVDFDTAATEPAEPEDPFHGERPALRVAETSERASSDKIVELDLRRPGTAGTLTRGEQAAFREIARQLGEHFVTPPESEDIEEPASASTPTKEAPSSAVSDAEAADETKTTVEQGKGAPSADDEAPSTSRTPVGMSSEILDRLPVGLLVHYGDELLHANPEFLQLTGYDDLESLSREGGLDALFAHADDIADKQPNEQPNEQPDGTMTLIRRNGQLTSVNAHLHSIRWEGKSALMLALAPVSGSEDAQTTRDSDAAASEASRLRMEIDELRSILETATDGVVILGQEGDVRTMNGSASALFNYDEDEIRGKPFAALFAHESQRAVLDYLQGLSGHGVASVLNDGREVIGREANGGFIPLFMTIGRLSSSNGYCAVIRDITQWKRTEEELRNAKRAAETANAHKTEFLARVSHEIRTPLNAIIGFSDMMASEHFGPVGHPRYIEYAGDIGRSGRHVLDIVNDLLDISKIEAGEMDLDFSAVDINDAVSEAVSLVQPQANSQRVIIRTSLSGSVPTVVADGRSIKQIALNILANAIRFTPSGGQIVVSTSYEANGSVILRIRDTGIGMTRSELDQAMKPFRQVTTGGRKRGDGTGLGLPLTKAMTEANRAQFSINSTPNEGTLVEISFPSQRVLAN, encoded by the coding sequence ATGCCCGAGAGACAGTATCCTTTCATCGACATTGCCGTGCATGCACGGGTGCGCGATCATTTCGCCAAAGGGGATGCGTCCGTCCTGTTTTCGAGGGATCTCGGCCGCGTATTGTGGGCCAATGACCAGGGCGCGAGCCTGTTCGGCAGCGCATCCGTCTACGATTTCATCGATGCCGCTCTCGATCCGAACGATCTCTCGCTTCGTCAGTTGCGTACAGCAGCAACGCAGCTCTCAGCCGTCGGCGACCGCCGGCAACTGCTGGTTCGGATATCCTCCGGCTTCCGGCGCTTGCCCTTGAATGCTTCCGTGGAACTCATCCGCATCCGCCCGGGTGAGGACGCGGTACTCTTCACCACCCCTCATAACGGGAAGGCACTGACAACCGAGGAGCGGGCCGCCCGCATGATCGCAGGGCTCGACGGACCGGACACGCATATGGCCGTGCTCGACGGCGACGGCGCGATCCTTGCGCAGTCTTCCGGGTTCGATGAACTGGGTCTGTCCGAGGACGTTCGCCGCACACTCGTCTCGGATGTCGCGCGCGACAGGGATCGGCTGATCAAGCGCCCGGTCCTGACCAGCAAGGGCGAACTCCCGGCCGCCGTCGGCAAGATATCCGACCTTCCGGCCTTGCACCTTCTGTTCGCCGTGGAAGCCGTCTTTGAGGATCTCGATTCCGAAGCGGCATCGGAAGGAACAGACGACGATCTACCCTCGTCGGTAGAAAGTGTCGACCAACCTGCCGCCGACGAACTGCCGGCGATGGAGGATCAGCCTCGCCAGGAAGTCCCGGACACCGCGTCATCGCTGGCGGATGCGGAGCAAGATGCGACCGCCGGTGCGGGCCTGGACGATCAAGGTGAATTGACCCTTGCGCCCGAAACGACATCGGCGCCCGCGGAGCCTGCCATTCCCGATGAGCCGACCTCAGCAATCGAGCCAGCCGCGGGAACCGCAGGGCAAAGCGATACCGACGAGACCGATGGCCGCGGCTTTGCCTTCACGCCCGGCGGTCGCGCCGTCCGCTTCGTGTGGAAAATAGACGCAGAGGGACGTTTCAGCGAGATCTCGGAGGAGTTTGCCTCGGCCGTAGGCCCCAACGCTGCTGACGTAATCGGCGAGACATTTGCCGATCTCGCTCAGCGCTATGATCTCGACCCCGACAATCGGATCAACGAGCTCCTGCGCCGGCGCGACACCTGGTCGGGCAAAACGATTCTTTGGCCGGTCGAGGGAACGAGCCTGAAGGTACCCGTCGACCTCGCCGCGCTTCCCACCTATTCGCGGTCCCGAGAATTCGACGGCTTCCGCGGCTTCGGCATCGTCCGGGTCGCAGACGCGGTCATCGACGAGAAGGCCAGCGGAATGGAACTCGGTCGCACCACCGAGCCTCGGCAGGGTTCGGCTGCCCCGCCCCCGAAGAGCGAGGACGAGGCCACCGCTCAAGAAGAGCGGACGGAGACCGGAGCAGAACCCGACGTCGCGCCCGCCGACCAGTCGCCCGGTCGCGATGGGGAATGGGTGGACTTTGACACCGCGGCAACGGAGCCGGCCGAGCCAGAAGATCCCTTCCACGGCGAGCGTCCGGCACTGCGCGTCGCCGAGACATCCGAGCGCGCATCGTCCGACAAGATCGTGGAACTCGATCTGCGCAGGCCGGGGACGGCCGGGACGCTGACGCGAGGCGAACAAGCCGCCTTTCGCGAAATTGCGAGACAACTCGGTGAACATTTCGTAACACCCCCGGAGAGCGAGGACATCGAGGAACCGGCCTCCGCATCCACGCCTACAAAGGAGGCGCCCTCGAGCGCCGTATCCGACGCCGAAGCCGCGGACGAAACGAAAACAACCGTCGAGCAGGGTAAAGGGGCGCCTTCAGCCGACGATGAAGCACCTTCGACCTCGCGCACGCCCGTCGGCATGAGCAGCGAGATCCTCGACCGCCTGCCTGTCGGCCTTCTCGTCCACTATGGCGACGAGCTGCTGCATGCCAATCCGGAATTCCTGCAACTGACGGGATATGACGACCTCGAAAGCCTGTCGCGGGAAGGCGGCCTCGACGCGCTCTTCGCCCACGCCGACGATATCGCCGACAAGCAGCCGAACGAGCAGCCGAACGAGCAGCCGGACGGAACGATGACGCTGATCCGCCGGAACGGCCAGCTTACATCGGTGAACGCTCATCTTCATTCGATCCGATGGGAGGGCAAAAGCGCGCTCATGCTCGCACTGGCACCGGTGAGCGGAAGCGAAGACGCACAAACAACGCGTGACAGCGATGCGGCGGCAAGCGAAGCAAGCCGCCTGCGGATGGAAATCGACGAACTTCGCTCCATTCTGGAGACGGCGACCGACGGAGTCGTCATCCTCGGGCAGGAAGGCGACGTGCGCACGATGAACGGCTCGGCAAGTGCACTCTTCAATTACGACGAAGACGAGATCCGCGGGAAGCCCTTCGCCGCACTCTTCGCCCATGAGAGCCAGAGGGCGGTGCTCGACTATCTGCAGGGTCTCTCCGGCCATGGCGTGGCAAGCGTGCTCAATGACGGCCGCGAAGTGATCGGCCGCGAGGCGAACGGAGGCTTCATCCCGTTGTTCATGACCATCGGGCGGCTTTCGTCGTCCAACGGCTACTGTGCCGTCATCCGCGACATCACGCAGTGGAAGCGGACCGAGGAGGAACTGCGCAATGCAAAGCGCGCCGCGGAAACTGCCAACGCGCACAAGACCGAATTCCTGGCGAGGGTGAGCCACGAGATCCGCACGCCGCTGAACGCCATCATCGGTTTTTCCGACATGATGGCGAGCGAGCATTTCGGCCCGGTCGGGCATCCCCGTTACATCGAATATGCCGGGGATATCGGCCGCTCCGGCAGGCACGTCCTCGACATCGTCAACGATCTGCTCGACATCTCGAAGATCGAAGCCGGCGAGATGGACCTCGATTTCAGTGCCGTCGACATCAACGATGCGGTGTCTGAAGCCGTGTCGCTGGTGCAGCCACAGGCCAACAGCCAGCGCGTGATCATCCGCACTTCGCTCTCGGGATCCGTTCCGACGGTCGTCGCGGACGGCCGATCCATCAAGCAGATTGCGCTCAATATTCTGGCGAACGCCATCCGCTTTACCCCGTCCGGCGGCCAGATCGTCGTGTCGACGTCCTACGAGGCGAACGGAAGCGTCATCCTGCGGATCCGCGACACCGGGATCGGCATGACGCGCAGCGAGCTCGACCAGGCGATGAAACCCTTCCGTCAGGTAACCACCGGCGGGCGCAAGCGCGGCGACGGTACCGGCCTCGGCCTGCCGCTGACCAAGGCAATGACCGAGGCGAACCGCGCGCAGTTCTCGATCAATTCCACGCCGAACGAAGGCACGCTCGTCGAAATTTCCTTCCCATCGCAACGCGTCTTGGCGAACTGA
- a CDS encoding ABC transporter permease, producing the protein MQSTSKSLRRRYARTGTGLSHPLLAIWAVLASAIVLMPMLAIGWLAVSGGSADWPHLIENVIPRATGRTLLLVALTGAATAFIGILTAWLVASCEFPLRRFLSAALVLPLAIPAYLAAYAFGELLTFTGPVQGLIRLIFGFQTSRDYWFPDVRSLGGAVLVLSSVLYPYIYLACRSMFLMQGRAAADVARTLGAGPLKVFFRIQIPMARPAIMIGLTLVAMETLNDIGAVEFLGVQTLTFSIFDTWLNRGSLAGAAQIACIMLLFVVALMMVERAARRRQRFSSQKTTAAVHDLARLTLSGWKKWAATTACLLPVLSGFAVPFFILGNYALKRLDQFLAPRLLSALLHSILVSGLTALVAVLLGFVLAYAARTGRSRTTEAAGRLASFGYGVPGTVLAIGVLFPLAALDNAVDAQIRGTFGISTGLLMSGTGFAIVYACTVRFLTMAEGTLEAGFQKLSPHLDMAARALGRTSGQTLRTVLLPMMRPAVLTAALLVFIETMKELSATIMLRPFNFNTLATLVYEDASRAKVEDASVAAMIIVIAGMIPVILVSRSLERRP; encoded by the coding sequence TTGCAGTCCACATCCAAAAGCCTCAGAAGACGCTATGCCCGTACCGGGACGGGCCTTAGTCATCCGTTGCTCGCGATCTGGGCTGTGCTCGCCTCGGCGATCGTGCTGATGCCGATGCTCGCCATTGGCTGGCTTGCGGTTTCCGGCGGCAGCGCCGATTGGCCGCATCTTATCGAGAATGTCATCCCGCGCGCGACCGGACGGACGCTGCTGCTCGTCGCGCTCACGGGTGCGGCAACAGCTTTTATCGGTATCCTGACTGCATGGCTGGTGGCGAGTTGCGAGTTTCCGCTACGCCGCTTCCTTTCCGCCGCGCTCGTGCTGCCGCTTGCGATACCTGCCTACCTTGCGGCTTATGCCTTCGGCGAACTTCTCACCTTCACCGGTCCGGTCCAGGGGCTGATCCGGCTCATCTTCGGTTTCCAGACGAGCCGAGACTACTGGTTCCCGGATGTGCGCTCGCTCGGCGGCGCGGTGCTCGTGCTGAGCTCGGTGCTCTATCCTTATATCTACCTCGCCTGCCGCTCGATGTTCCTGATGCAGGGGCGCGCGGCCGCAGATGTGGCGCGTACGCTCGGCGCCGGGCCGCTCAAGGTGTTTTTCCGGATCCAGATCCCGATGGCGCGGCCCGCGATCATGATCGGCCTGACGCTTGTCGCCATGGAAACGCTGAACGATATCGGAGCGGTCGAATTCCTGGGCGTCCAGACCCTGACCTTCTCGATTTTCGATACCTGGCTTAACCGCGGCAGCCTGGCCGGCGCGGCACAGATCGCCTGTATCATGCTGCTCTTTGTGGTGGCCCTGATGATGGTCGAACGCGCCGCCCGTCGCAGACAGCGCTTCTCCAGCCAGAAGACAACGGCCGCCGTCCACGATCTTGCCAGGCTTACACTGTCGGGCTGGAAAAAATGGGCAGCAACGACCGCCTGCCTTTTGCCGGTGCTCTCCGGCTTCGCCGTCCCCTTCTTTATTCTCGGAAATTACGCGCTGAAACGCCTGGATCAGTTTTTGGCGCCGCGCCTCCTGAGTGCGCTCTTGCACAGCATTCTGGTTTCCGGCCTGACAGCGCTCGTCGCGGTGCTTCTGGGATTTGTGCTTGCCTACGCCGCCCGCACCGGGCGTTCGCGCACCACGGAAGCAGCCGGCCGATTGGCCTCCTTCGGCTACGGCGTGCCCGGTACGGTTCTCGCGATCGGCGTGCTCTTTCCGCTAGCAGCACTCGACAACGCCGTCGATGCGCAGATCAGAGGTACGTTCGGAATTTCGACCGGCCTCCTGATGAGCGGCACCGGCTTTGCCATCGTCTACGCCTGCACAGTCCGCTTCCTGACGATGGCGGAAGGCACGCTCGAAGCCGGTTTCCAGAAACTGTCGCCGCATCTCGACATGGCGGCACGCGCGCTCGGACGCACGAGCGGCCAGACGCTGCGAACTGTCCTGCTGCCGATGATGCGGCCGGCCGTGCTGACGGCGGCGCTGCTCGTTTTCATCGAGACGATGAAGGAACTCTCGGCAACCATCATGCTGAGACCCTTCAACTTCAACACGCTTGCCACTCTGGTCTACGAGGACGCCTCGCGCGCCAAGGTCGAAGACGCCTCCGTCGCGGCGATGATCATCGTCATCGCCGGCATGATCCCGGTGATCCTAGTGTCGAGATCGCTGGAACGCCGTCCCTAG
- a CDS encoding acetoacetate--CoA ligase has product MQADRPLWVPSAEILARSPMAQFMAWCGQRFDRNFADYDAFHDWSVAERGDFWTAVWEYCGVVGDRGERALINGERMLDARFFPYATLNFAENLLRKSGDGDALVFRGEDKAGYRLSWDDLRALVSRLQQAMKAKGIGKGDRVAAMMPNMPETIALMLATASIGAIWSSCSPDFGEQGVLDRFGQIGPKLFIACDGYWYNGKRQDVADKVRAAASALGVPTVIVPYAGDSASLAAAIEGGVTLADFIAPFDVKPLTFERLPFGHPLYILFSSGTTGVPKCIVHSAGGTLLQHLKEHRFHCGLKEGERLFYFTTCGWMMWNWLASGLAAGATLCLFDGSPFYPDGNVLFDYAAEERFAIFGTSAKYIDAVRKGGFTPISTHDLSALRLLTSTGSPLSPEGFSFVYEGIKSDIQLASISGGTDIVSCFVLGNPLKPVWRGEIQGPGLGLAMDVWSDEGQSVRGEKGELVCTKAFPSMPIMFWNDPEGTKYRAAYFERFDNVWCHGDFAEWTPHGGIIIHGRSDATLNPGGVRIGTAEIYNQVEQMEEVAEALCIGQDWEDDVRVILFVRLAPGVELTDELTKAIKNRIRTGASPRHVPAKIIAVADIPRTKSGKIVELAVRDVVHGRPVKNKEALANPEALDLFAGLDALKS; this is encoded by the coding sequence ATGCAAGCAGATCGACCTTTGTGGGTTCCTAGTGCCGAGATTCTCGCGCGAAGCCCGATGGCACAATTCATGGCGTGGTGCGGGCAACGTTTCGACCGGAATTTTGCCGACTACGACGCGTTCCATGACTGGTCTGTAGCCGAACGGGGCGACTTCTGGACCGCGGTCTGGGAGTATTGCGGGGTCGTCGGCGACCGCGGGGAGCGGGCGCTCATCAATGGCGAGCGGATGCTTGATGCCCGCTTCTTTCCTTATGCAACGCTGAATTTCGCTGAGAACCTGCTGCGCAAGAGCGGCGATGGCGACGCGCTGGTCTTTCGGGGCGAGGACAAGGCCGGCTATCGTCTTTCCTGGGACGATTTACGCGCCCTGGTGTCGCGTCTGCAGCAGGCAATGAAGGCCAAGGGTATCGGCAAGGGTGACCGCGTCGCCGCGATGATGCCGAACATGCCCGAGACGATCGCACTGATGCTGGCGACCGCTTCGATCGGCGCCATCTGGTCATCCTGCTCGCCCGATTTCGGCGAGCAGGGCGTTCTCGACCGCTTCGGCCAGATCGGCCCGAAACTGTTTATCGCCTGCGACGGCTATTGGTACAACGGCAAGCGGCAGGACGTCGCCGACAAGGTGCGCGCCGCCGCATCTGCCTTGGGCGTGCCGACCGTTATTGTTCCTTATGCGGGTGACAGCGCTTCGCTGGCAGCGGCGATCGAAGGCGGCGTTACGCTGGCCGATTTCATCGCTCCGTTCGACGTGAAACCGCTGACGTTTGAGCGGCTGCCATTCGGCCATCCGCTCTACATTCTGTTTTCCTCCGGCACGACTGGCGTGCCGAAATGCATCGTGCATTCCGCAGGCGGGACCTTGCTGCAGCACCTGAAGGAACACCGTTTCCACTGCGGCCTGAAGGAAGGCGAGAGGCTCTTCTACTTTACCACCTGCGGCTGGATGATGTGGAACTGGCTGGCATCGGGTCTGGCGGCGGGAGCCACGCTCTGCCTCTTCGACGGTTCGCCCTTCTATCCGGACGGTAATGTCCTCTTCGACTATGCGGCGGAGGAACGGTTCGCGATTTTCGGCACGTCGGCAAAATATATCGACGCCGTGCGCAAAGGTGGCTTCACGCCGATCAGCACGCATGACCTGTCCGCGCTTCGTCTTTTGACGTCGACCGGTTCGCCGCTTTCTCCGGAAGGTTTTTCGTTCGTCTACGAGGGCATCAAGTCGGACATCCAACTCGCCTCCATCTCCGGCGGCACCGACATCGTGTCCTGCTTCGTTCTCGGCAATCCCCTTAAGCCGGTCTGGCGAGGCGAAATCCAGGGCCCCGGTCTCGGACTTGCCATGGACGTCTGGAGCGACGAGGGCCAATCCGTGCGCGGCGAGAAAGGGGAACTCGTTTGCACCAAGGCGTTTCCGTCGATGCCGATCATGTTCTGGAACGACCCCGAGGGCACCAAGTACCGCGCAGCCTATTTCGAGCGCTTCGACAATGTTTGGTGCCATGGTGATTTTGCCGAGTGGACGCCTCATGGCGGCATCATCATTCATGGCCGTTCCGATGCGACGCTCAATCCGGGCGGCGTGCGGATCGGCACGGCGGAGATCTACAATCAGGTCGAACAGATGGAAGAGGTCGCCGAGGCGCTGTGCATCGGTCAGGACTGGGAGGACGACGTCCGCGTAATCCTCTTCGTGCGGCTGGCGCCGGGTGTCGAGTTGACCGACGAACTGACGAAGGCCATCAAGAACCGCATCCGCACCGGCGCCTCGCCGCGTCACGTGCCGGCGAAGATCATTGCCGTTGCCGATATTCCGCGGACCAAATCGGGCAAGATCGTCGAGCTTGCGGTCCGCGACGTCGTGCATGGCCGGCCGGTGAAGAACAAGGAAGCGCTTGCGAACCCGGAGGCGCTCGATCTGTTTGCCGGTCTCGATGCATTGAAAAGCTGA
- a CDS encoding AsmA family protein, whose amino-acid sequence MTRQLLQILSSSGLWSRIGRRQLAWSAAIGVGLAVAYNAALPLVISTTDARATMERMLDAWSGGKSRIGGEPEVRFWPEPELILPAATIESNETNPRPLAQIGRITASFSLLAALRGEPALDDIRFVDPVVTIERAADGTVNWKRPHWLSLAETTTEEDTPFGDITIENGRVRILDRTADRGLDIDIPAISGTVKWPSFAERISAQLSTTIGGEAIDWALICDQPLALFAGGNASLRTSLTSTPLTFSFEGIGNLSMYPFASGHLQASAPSLSALLAWYRGGSSGVLPAGAFSIDAMVATGEKTLKLDELQLAVGGATATGVLDVAFPVGDTPRIEGTLAFDSIDLNGLNLPTVTPAAASDPEWRMAENLTGGWRADVRLSSQEVFVGPLHLTDVAAGVMINGNRASLDIGDSTYADGILSGRLMLSDKGLEHGGRLQMSLKDADFAAVLNSFGLKGPTPSGRGTLNFDLATDRAVWTTSAADLSGSVTFSLANGSLAGFDANAFIDLIRRGEFFSLSQASAGAFDFQAAEIDASFGGGVARLNRANFAGPSGSMSVTGVIPYRTGSLALAGMLENTETANQPLRFFVGGSWPNAVISPLSVLVEPQ is encoded by the coding sequence ATGACGAGACAACTCCTGCAAATATTGAGCAGTTCCGGCCTCTGGTCACGGATCGGCCGCCGCCAACTCGCCTGGTCCGCCGCGATCGGCGTCGGCCTCGCCGTCGCCTATAATGCCGCGCTGCCGCTGGTCATTTCGACGACCGATGCCCGCGCAACGATGGAACGGATGCTCGATGCCTGGTCAGGCGGCAAAAGCAGGATTGGCGGCGAACCTGAAGTGCGGTTCTGGCCGGAGCCTGAACTGATTCTGCCCGCGGCAACGATCGAGTCGAACGAGACAAACCCGCGCCCGCTTGCGCAGATCGGCCGCATTACCGCATCCTTCAGCTTGCTTGCAGCCCTTCGCGGCGAGCCGGCGCTCGATGATATCCGCTTCGTCGACCCCGTCGTCACCATCGAACGTGCCGCCGACGGAACAGTCAACTGGAAACGGCCGCACTGGCTGAGCCTCGCCGAGACGACGACCGAGGAGGATACACCCTTCGGCGACATAACGATCGAAAACGGCCGGGTTCGTATCCTCGACCGGACGGCCGACCGTGGCCTGGACATCGACATTCCGGCCATTTCCGGAACCGTCAAATGGCCGTCCTTTGCCGAGCGCATCAGCGCTCAGCTTTCGACGACCATTGGCGGCGAGGCGATTGACTGGGCGTTGATCTGCGACCAACCGCTGGCTCTCTTTGCCGGCGGCAACGCGTCGCTCAGGACGTCGCTGACCTCTACCCCGCTGACCTTCTCCTTCGAAGGCATCGGTAATCTTTCAATGTATCCCTTTGCCTCCGGCCATCTGCAGGCATCCGCTCCTTCGCTGTCAGCGCTTCTTGCCTGGTATCGAGGCGGCTCGTCGGGAGTGCTTCCTGCGGGCGCTTTCAGCATCGATGCCATGGTGGCGACCGGCGAAAAGACGCTCAAGCTCGATGAACTGCAACTTGCTGTGGGTGGGGCCACTGCAACTGGCGTCCTGGACGTCGCGTTTCCCGTCGGCGACACGCCGCGTATCGAAGGAACGCTCGCCTTCGATAGCATCGATCTCAACGGCCTCAACCTCCCGACTGTGACGCCCGCGGCCGCCAGCGATCCTGAATGGCGGATGGCGGAAAACCTGACCGGCGGCTGGCGCGCAGATGTGCGCCTTTCTTCGCAGGAAGTGTTCGTGGGCCCGTTGCATCTCACTGACGTAGCGGCCGGTGTCATGATCAACGGCAACCGGGCATCGCTCGATATCGGCGACAGTACCTACGCAGACGGCATTCTCAGCGGCCGACTGATGCTCTCGGACAAGGGGCTGGAACATGGCGGGCGGCTGCAGATGAGCCTGAAAGATGCCGACTTTGCCGCCGTACTCAACAGTTTCGGCTTGAAAGGCCCGACGCCGAGCGGCAGGGGCACGCTCAATTTCGATCTCGCGACGGACCGTGCCGTTTGGACGACCAGCGCCGCCGATCTTTCGGGCAGCGTCACGTTTTCGCTGGCCAATGGCAGCCTTGCCGGATTCGATGCGAACGCCTTCATCGACCTCATCCGAAGAGGAGAATTCTTCTCTCTCTCGCAGGCGAGTGCCGGGGCGTTCGACTTCCAGGCGGCCGAGATCGACGCCAGCTTCGGGGGCGGCGTGGCGCGGCTCAACCGAGCGAATTTTGCCGGGCCGTCGGGCAGCATGTCGGTTACCGGCGTCATTCCTTATCGCACCGGCAGCCTCGCGCTTGCCGGAATGCTCGAAAACACGGAGACGGCCAACCAACCGCTGCGTTTCTTCGTCGGCGGGTCCTGGCCGAATGCGGTCATCTCGCCCCTCTCCGTCCTCGTCGAGCCGCAGTAG
- a CDS encoding ABC transporter permease subunit: MAKWSRFNIVSVVLGFGFLYLPIVLLVIFSFNESKLVTVWAGFSTRWYAQLWHNQSLLDAAWVTIRVALLSATCATVLGTLAALALVRYTRFRGRVLFSGMVYAPLVMPEVITGLSLLLLFVAVGLDRGFWTITLAHITFTMCFVAVVVQSRLLSFDQSIEEAALDLGATPVRTFFAITLPVISPAVFSGWVLAFTLSLDDLVISSFTTGPGATTLPMKIYSQVRLGVTPEINAICTILIGVVALGVLVASIVTKRRELQRERDERAAFAAIG, encoded by the coding sequence ATGGCAAAATGGTCTCGCTTCAACATCGTCTCCGTCGTCCTCGGCTTCGGTTTCCTTTACCTGCCGATCGTGCTTTTGGTGATTTTCTCGTTCAACGAGTCGAAACTCGTGACCGTCTGGGCCGGCTTTTCGACGCGATGGTACGCGCAGCTCTGGCACAATCAGAGCCTGCTTGATGCAGCCTGGGTCACCATCCGCGTCGCGCTTCTGTCGGCGACCTGCGCGACGGTGCTTGGAACGCTGGCGGCGCTCGCGCTCGTGCGGTACACGCGCTTTCGCGGCCGGGTGCTGTTCTCCGGCATGGTCTACGCGCCGCTCGTGATGCCGGAGGTGATCACCGGCCTCTCGCTGTTGCTGCTCTTCGTCGCCGTTGGACTCGATCGCGGGTTCTGGACGATCACGCTCGCCCACATCACCTTCACCATGTGCTTCGTCGCCGTGGTGGTTCAGTCGCGTCTCTTGAGCTTCGACCAGTCGATCGAGGAGGCGGCGCTCGATCTCGGCGCGACGCCGGTCAGAACGTTCTTCGCGATCACGCTGCCAGTGATTTCGCCGGCGGTCTTTTCCGGCTGGGTGCTTGCCTTCACCCTGTCGCTCGACGATCTGGTGATTTCGAGCTTCACGACGGGGCCTGGCGCCACCACCTTGCCGATGAAGATCTACAGCCAGGTGCGCCTCGGCGTGACGCCGGAAATCAACGCGATCTGCACGATCCTGATCGGCGTCGTCGCGCTCGGCGTGCTCGTTGCGTCGATCGTGACGAAGCGCCGAGAGCTGCAGCGCGAGAGGGACGAGCGCGCCGCATTTGCCGCGATAGGCTGA
- a CDS encoding ABC transporter permease subunit — MARIASAFVSRLVIIIPYAWLLFFFLIPFFIVFRISLSQTAVAMPPYTPVFDLADGVSGILEGMREFSVDNYVWLTEDVLYFNAYVSSVVIAAISTFLTFLIGYPIAYGMAQAPRSIRPTLLMLVILPFWTSFLIRVYAWIAILKPEGLLNQFLITIGVIDQPLIILNTNWAIYIGIVYSYLPFMVLPIYSALEKMDHTLTEAAQDLGCTPITAFWRVTFPLSLAGVVAGCLLVFIPAVGEFVIPDLLGGSETLMIGKTLWNEFNSNRDWPVSSAVATILLLILVLPIVYFQNVQAKADSEGR, encoded by the coding sequence ATGGCAAGAATTGCTTCAGCCTTCGTCAGCCGCCTGGTCATCATCATTCCCTATGCCTGGCTGCTCTTCTTCTTTCTCATTCCCTTTTTCATCGTCTTCCGGATCTCGCTTTCGCAGACGGCCGTTGCCATGCCTCCCTATACGCCGGTCTTCGATCTGGCCGACGGCGTTTCGGGCATCCTTGAGGGAATGCGTGAGTTTTCCGTCGACAACTATGTCTGGCTGACCGAGGACGTGCTCTATTTCAACGCCTATGTTTCGAGCGTCGTCATCGCGGCCATTTCCACTTTCCTGACGTTCTTGATCGGCTATCCGATCGCCTACGGAATGGCGCAGGCGCCGCGTTCGATCCGCCCGACACTGTTGATGCTGGTGATCCTGCCTTTCTGGACGAGCTTCCTGATCCGTGTCTACGCCTGGATCGCGATCCTCAAACCGGAAGGTCTGCTCAATCAGTTCCTGATTACCATCGGCGTCATCGATCAGCCGCTCATCATCCTCAACACCAACTGGGCGATCTACATCGGCATCGTCTATTCCTATCTCCCCTTCATGGTGCTGCCGATCTATTCGGCACTCGAGAAGATGGATCACACGCTGACGGAGGCGGCTCAGGACCTCGGTTGCACGCCGATCACCGCCTTCTGGCGGGTGACGTTCCCGCTATCGCTTGCGGGCGTCGTGGCCGGCTGCCTGCTGGTCTTCATTCCGGCGGTTGGGGAGTTCGTCATCCCGGACCTGCTCGGCGGATCGGAAACCCTCATGATTGGCAAGACGCTCTGGAACGAATTCAATTCCAACCGCGACTGGCCCGTTTCCTCGGCGGTCGCCACGATCCTCCTGCTCATCCTGGTGCTCCCGATCGTCTATTTCCAGAATGTGCAGGCGAAAGCGGACAGCGAGGGGAGGTAG